Proteins found in one Allorhizobium pseudoryzae genomic segment:
- a CDS encoding sigma-70 family RNA polymerase sigma factor, with amino-acid sequence MPDTQLSVDPARADIVKLIPALRAFARTFCRNSSDADDLVQETLMKALANLDKFEPGTKLKSWLFTIMRNTFYTRAKVLGREAPGLEECVSGDTPMEATQEVQARAREVQQALTRLPPHYREVLTLVAILGESYESAAEICDCAVGTVKSRLNRARHQILQELGEE; translated from the coding sequence GTGCCTGATACACAGTTGAGTGTCGACCCTGCACGCGCAGATATCGTCAAGCTCATCCCCGCCCTTCGCGCCTTCGCCCGAACCTTTTGCCGAAACTCGTCCGACGCGGACGATCTCGTGCAGGAGACGTTGATGAAGGCATTGGCCAATCTCGACAAGTTTGAGCCCGGAACCAAGCTGAAGTCTTGGCTCTTCACCATCATGCGCAACACCTTCTATACCCGCGCGAAGGTTCTCGGGCGGGAGGCGCCGGGGCTGGAGGAATGCGTGTCGGGCGACACGCCGATGGAGGCAACCCAGGAGGTACAGGCGCGGGCCCGGGAGGTGCAGCAGGCACTGACGCGGCTGCCACCCCATTACCGCGAGGTCCTCACGCTCGTGGCGATCCTCGGGGAAAGCTACGAATCCGCCGCCGAAATCTGTGATTGTGCCGTCGGCACCGTCAAGAGCCGGCTCAACCGCGCCCGGCACCAGATCCTTCAGGAGCTTGGCGAGGAGTAA
- the ku gene encoding non-homologous end joining protein Ku, whose product MAPRANWRGFLTLGELSCSVGLFTAASTSDRMSFHIINRRTGNRVHRQMVDSDTDKEVDRDDIVKGYEIAGGEYVILTPDEIKAAVPDSDKTLELETFITCGDVNTLYLDRPYYLAPTDDAAADVFDLIRQGLKARNVAALARTVLFRRLRTLLIRPHDDGLIASTLNYEYEVRTPDEIFAPIRDLKIEGEMLDLAQHIIDTKRGHFDPTKFDDRYETALQEVVKAKIEGRKPPKRPKPKESNVTSLMDALRLSAGAGKSKAKAKATPKPKAKTEKTAKTSSRKSGTTERKAS is encoded by the coding sequence ATGGCACCGCGCGCAAACTGGAGAGGGTTCCTGACACTTGGCGAACTGAGCTGCTCGGTCGGGCTGTTCACCGCCGCCTCGACATCCGATCGGATGAGTTTCCACATCATCAACCGCCGCACCGGCAACCGGGTGCATCGCCAGATGGTGGACAGCGACACCGACAAGGAGGTGGATCGCGACGATATCGTCAAAGGCTATGAGATCGCCGGCGGCGAATACGTGATCCTCACGCCGGATGAAATCAAGGCGGCGGTGCCGGACAGCGACAAGACACTGGAACTCGAAACCTTCATCACCTGCGGTGACGTCAACACGCTCTATCTCGACCGGCCTTACTACCTGGCGCCGACCGACGATGCCGCAGCCGACGTTTTCGACCTGATCCGCCAGGGGCTGAAAGCCCGCAATGTGGCAGCGCTCGCCCGCACCGTTCTCTTCCGCCGCCTGCGCACGCTACTCATCCGTCCGCACGACGACGGCCTGATCGCCAGCACGCTGAACTACGAATACGAGGTGCGCACGCCGGACGAGATCTTCGCGCCGATCCGCGACTTGAAGATCGAGGGCGAGATGCTCGACCTTGCGCAACATATCATCGATACCAAGCGCGGCCATTTCGACCCGACCAAATTCGATGACCGCTATGAAACGGCGCTGCAGGAGGTGGTGAAGGCAAAGATCGAAGGCCGCAAGCCGCCGAAGAGGCCGAAGCCCAAGGAAAGCAATGTCACCAGCCTGATGGACGCTCTGCGGCTGAGCGCCGGTGCAGGCAAGTCGAAAGCCAAGGCGAAGGCGACGCCAAAACCGAAGGCCAAGACAGAGAAGACAGCAAAGACAAGCAGTCGCAAGAGCGGCACCACCGAGCGCAAGGCGAGTTGA
- a CDS encoding TetR/AcrR family transcriptional regulator, with amino-acid sequence MNDVTTQPADAARQDNVGKILDAAERLFKHYGYAKTNVADIARELSMSSANIYRFFSSKAEIHQALARRMLGAQYAVVKDNAFGPGSAEERLKSHLILVHRMTVETMLDEEKVHEMVLVAIDQQWPVIEEHLGRMRMLVAHIIEDGIRAGEFRAQDPVLAAECFLCCGVTLCHPQLVAKKISHDEIVTPDSLADFVIRALK; translated from the coding sequence ATGAATGATGTGACCACGCAGCCGGCCGACGCCGCCAGACAGGACAATGTCGGGAAGATTCTCGATGCGGCGGAGCGTCTCTTCAAGCATTACGGTTATGCCAAGACCAACGTCGCGGACATCGCCCGTGAGCTGTCGATGTCGTCCGCGAATATCTACCGCTTCTTTTCCTCCAAGGCGGAAATCCACCAGGCGCTCGCACGGCGCATGCTGGGTGCGCAATATGCGGTGGTGAAGGACAATGCTTTCGGTCCGGGGTCTGCTGAAGAGCGGTTGAAGAGCCATCTGATCCTCGTGCACCGGATGACCGTTGAGACCATGCTCGACGAGGAAAAGGTGCATGAAATGGTGTTGGTCGCCATCGATCAGCAGTGGCCGGTGATCGAGGAGCATCTTGGCCGCATGCGGATGCTGGTCGCTCACATCATTGAAGATGGCATCCGGGCTGGCGAGTTTCGTGCGCAGGATCCGGTCCTGGCAGCGGAATGCTTTCTCTGTTGCGGCGTGACCCTGTGCCACCCGCAACTGGTGGCCAAGAAGATTTCTCACGATGAAATCGTGACGCCGGACTCGTTGGCGGACTTCGTGATCAGGGCATTGAAATAG
- a CDS encoding YciE/YciF ferroxidase family protein produces the protein MAATKTLDDLFYETLKDIYYAERKISKALPKMARAAQSDELKQAFQMHKDETDGQIERLQQIFELIGKRARGKTCAAIEGIIEEGEEIIDEFKGTPALDAGLLAAAQAVEHYEISRYGTLRAWAKQLGLKDAVSLIEETLAEEERTDEKLTGLAEDTVNAAAKKAA, from the coding sequence ATGGCCGCCACGAAGACGCTGGACGACCTCTTCTACGAGACCCTGAAAGACATCTATTACGCCGAGCGCAAGATTTCCAAGGCGCTGCCGAAGATGGCACGTGCCGCGCAGAGCGACGAGCTGAAGCAGGCCTTCCAGATGCACAAGGACGAAACGGACGGTCAGATCGAACGTCTGCAGCAGATCTTTGAACTGATCGGCAAGCGGGCGCGTGGCAAGACCTGCGCCGCCATCGAAGGCATCATCGAGGAAGGTGAAGAGATCATAGACGAGTTCAAGGGCACGCCTGCTCTTGACGCCGGTCTGCTTGCCGCCGCACAGGCCGTCGAGCACTACGAAATCAGCCGCTACGGCACGCTGCGCGCCTGGGCCAAGCAGCTTGGCCTGAAGGATGCCGTGTCCCTGATCGAGGAAACGCTCGCCGAAGAAGAGCGCACCGACGAGAAGCTCACCGGTCTGGCAGAAGACACCGTGAACGCTGCAGCCAAGAAGGCTGCCTGA
- the ligD gene encoding DNA ligase D — MGLQSYNQKRDFKLSPEPKGRKGKNAGNSFVIQKHAARRLHYDFRLEMDGVLKSWAVTRGPSLVPGEKRLAVHVEDHPLDYGDFEGTIPAGNYGAGSVIVWDRGTWTPIGDLKKAYRKGHLEFELDGEKLSGRWHLVRMAGKEGEARENWLLIKAEDEFARSETDPDILEEQPNSVKTGRRVEDLGTGKKAAASKSASPQKTAAPAKTAAKPPRAKATPAIKGAKTAEIPDFVEPQLATLVKSAPTGKRWLHEVKLDGYRLQARIDKGSVRLLTRTGLDWTDRFGTQIVGALAALPTESAIIDGEVAVEAGSGATDFSLLQQDLSEGRADRFTFYAFDLLYRDGMDLTAAPLTDRKAALEALLKEAALPLRYSEHFSDEGGIVLKHACRLSLEGIISKVATAPYRSGRGKDWVKSKCSARQEFVIAGYVPSSVSKTAIGSLVMGYYEDGELTHAGRVGTGYSNRTAQSLFKTLQGLKSDKSPFAEKLTALERRDVVFVEPKLVAEVEFRGWTGDAHLRHAAFRGLREDKPAETIVRESGPPSPAAAKAAPTPKRTVTLTHPDRVYWPDAGVTKAGLADYYADVWRLMAPFIVNRPLALLRGPDGIDKPLFFQKHAWRGMTKHALLVEDPTKPGEQNIAIRDFDGLIGLVQGGTLEIHPWGSTLNDWEKPDMVNIDLDPGDGVSWQAVIEAAQEVRARMQEMGLTGFVKTSGGKGLHVVAPVKPKAEWPEVKAAMKALADAMASDSPDLYVSTITKSKRRGKILIDYLRNGRGATAVAPYSTRARPGAPVSMPLSWDELGDGIGPNHFTVENAPARIHALEGDPWADFRQAEAPLPTAAKGKRGRR; from the coding sequence ATGGGCCTGCAGAGCTACAACCAGAAACGCGATTTCAAGCTGTCTCCCGAGCCGAAGGGCCGCAAGGGCAAAAACGCCGGCAACAGCTTCGTCATCCAGAAGCATGCCGCGCGGCGCCTGCATTACGATTTCCGCCTGGAAATGGACGGCGTCTTGAAAAGCTGGGCCGTGACGCGCGGCCCAAGCCTCGTGCCTGGGGAAAAACGCCTCGCCGTGCATGTGGAGGACCATCCGCTCGATTACGGCGACTTCGAGGGCACGATCCCCGCCGGCAATTATGGTGCCGGCAGCGTCATCGTCTGGGATCGCGGCACGTGGACGCCGATCGGCGACCTGAAGAAAGCCTATCGCAAGGGTCATCTGGAATTCGAGCTGGACGGCGAAAAGCTGTCCGGCCGCTGGCATCTGGTGCGCATGGCGGGCAAGGAGGGCGAGGCCCGGGAGAACTGGCTGCTGATCAAGGCCGAAGATGAGTTTGCCCGCAGCGAAACCGATCCCGATATTCTCGAAGAACAACCGAATTCGGTCAAGACCGGTCGGCGGGTGGAGGACTTGGGCACCGGCAAGAAGGCCGCAGCGTCCAAATCCGCAAGCCCGCAGAAGACAGCAGCGCCAGCGAAAACCGCAGCAAAGCCGCCGAGGGCAAAAGCGACACCGGCCATCAAGGGCGCCAAGACGGCCGAGATACCGGATTTCGTCGAGCCGCAGCTGGCAACGCTCGTGAAGTCTGCCCCGACGGGCAAGCGCTGGCTGCACGAGGTGAAGCTCGACGGCTACCGCCTCCAGGCGCGGATCGACAAGGGGAGCGTACGGTTGCTGACCCGAACCGGTCTCGACTGGACGGACCGCTTCGGAACCCAGATCGTCGGGGCCCTGGCCGCCCTGCCGACCGAAAGCGCCATCATCGACGGCGAGGTGGCGGTGGAGGCGGGATCCGGTGCCACGGATTTTTCCCTGCTGCAGCAGGATCTCAGCGAAGGCCGCGCCGACCGCTTCACCTTCTACGCCTTCGATCTTCTCTACCGCGACGGCATGGACCTGACCGCCGCTCCGTTGACAGACCGCAAGGCGGCGCTGGAGGCCCTGCTGAAGGAGGCTGCCCTGCCGCTCCGCTACAGCGAGCATTTTTCGGACGAAGGTGGGATCGTGCTGAAGCACGCCTGCCGGCTGAGCCTCGAGGGCATCATTTCCAAGGTGGCGACCGCCCCTTATCGGTCCGGCCGCGGCAAGGACTGGGTGAAATCGAAATGTTCGGCAAGGCAGGAATTCGTCATCGCCGGCTATGTCCCCTCCTCCGTCTCGAAGACCGCCATCGGCTCGCTGGTCATGGGCTATTACGAGGACGGCGAGTTGACGCATGCCGGCCGCGTCGGCACCGGTTATTCCAACCGGACAGCACAGTCCCTGTTCAAGACGCTGCAGGGATTGAAGAGTGACAAGAGCCCGTTCGCCGAAAAGCTGACCGCTCTGGAACGCCGTGACGTGGTGTTCGTGGAGCCGAAGCTGGTGGCGGAGGTGGAATTTCGCGGCTGGACCGGCGACGCTCACCTCCGCCATGCCGCCTTCCGGGGCCTGCGCGAGGACAAGCCGGCGGAGACCATCGTCCGCGAGAGCGGCCCGCCTTCACCCGCCGCTGCAAAGGCTGCCCCGACCCCGAAACGCACGGTCACGCTGACCCACCCGGACCGCGTCTACTGGCCGGATGCCGGCGTGACCAAAGCCGGACTTGCCGATTATTACGCCGACGTCTGGCGACTGATGGCGCCCTTCATCGTCAACCGGCCGCTCGCCCTCCTGCGCGGACCGGACGGCATCGACAAGCCGCTGTTTTTCCAGAAACACGCCTGGCGCGGCATGACCAAGCACGCGCTTCTGGTGGAGGACCCGACCAAGCCGGGTGAGCAGAACATCGCCATTCGCGATTTCGACGGGCTGATCGGCCTGGTGCAGGGCGGCACGCTGGAGATCCACCCCTGGGGTTCGACGCTGAACGACTGGGAAAAACCGGATATGGTCAATATCGACCTCGATCCCGGCGATGGCGTCTCCTGGCAGGCGGTGATCGAGGCGGCACAGGAGGTGCGCGCGCGGATGCAGGAGATGGGCCTCACCGGTTTCGTCAAGACGTCGGGGGGCAAGGGTCTGCATGTGGTGGCGCCGGTCAAGCCGAAGGCCGAGTGGCCGGAGGTGAAGGCGGCGATGAAGGCACTTGCCGATGCGATGGCCAGCGACAGCCCCGACCTCTACGTCTCGACCATCACGAAATCGAAGCGCCGCGGCAAGATCCTGATCGACTACCTGCGCAACGGCCGCGGCGCGACCGCCGTTGCTCCCTACTCCACCCGCGCCCGGCCCGGTGCCCCCGTCTCCATGCCGCTCTCCTGGGACGAGCTTGGCGACGGCATCGGCCCCAACCACTTCACGGTCGAAAATGCACCTGCCCGGATTCACGCGCTGGAGGGAGATCCTTGGGCCGATTTCCGCCAGGCCGAGGCGCCTCTTCCGACCGCGGCGAAGGGGAAACGCGGGCGCCGCTAA
- the ku gene encoding non-homologous end joining protein Ku, whose amino-acid sequence MAPRVFWKGYLKLSLVTCRVTMTPAVSEGGKVRFHNLNSRTKNRVLSRYVDAVTGKPVEEEDQVKGYERGEDDYVLFEDEELEDVGLESTRTIDIETFVPASDIGWIWYDRPHFLAPDDKVGEEAFSVIREAMRVTGTAGIARLVMYRRERAVMLVPHDKGIVVWTLRYGDEVRDPAPYYETVDPAKHDARHLTLMKKLIAERTEDWTPDMADDPVQERLLDIIDSRKKKRKTQKKATPPPERRDNVIDIMSALKKSLEGERKGKGR is encoded by the coding sequence ATGGCGCCACGCGTGTTCTGGAAAGGTTATCTGAAGCTCTCGCTGGTGACCTGCCGGGTGACAATGACGCCTGCGGTCTCCGAGGGAGGCAAGGTGCGCTTCCATAACCTCAACAGCCGGACGAAGAACCGCGTTCTCAGCCGCTACGTCGATGCAGTGACGGGAAAGCCGGTCGAGGAAGAGGATCAGGTAAAGGGCTACGAGCGCGGCGAGGATGACTATGTCCTGTTCGAGGACGAGGAATTGGAGGATGTCGGGCTCGAAAGCACACGCACCATTGATATCGAGACCTTCGTTCCGGCCTCGGACATCGGCTGGATCTGGTACGATCGCCCGCATTTTCTGGCGCCCGACGACAAGGTGGGCGAGGAGGCTTTTTCGGTGATCCGCGAGGCGATGCGGGTGACCGGCACGGCGGGCATTGCCCGGCTGGTGATGTACCGCCGCGAGCGGGCGGTGATGCTGGTGCCGCATGACAAGGGGATCGTCGTCTGGACGCTGCGTTACGGCGATGAGGTGCGCGACCCGGCTCCGTATTACGAGACGGTCGATCCGGCCAAACACGATGCCAGGCATCTCACCTTGATGAAGAAGCTGATTGCCGAGCGCACCGAGGATTGGACGCCCGACATGGCGGACGATCCGGTGCAGGAGAGGCTGCTCGACATCATCGACAGCCGCAAGAAGAAGCGCAAGACGCAGAAGAAGGCAACGCCTCCACCAGAGCGCCGCGACAATGTCATTGACATCATGAGCGCGCTGAAGAAAAGCCTGGAAGGGGAGCGCAAGGGCAAGGGGCGTTAG
- a CDS encoding efflux RND transporter periplasmic adaptor subunit — protein sequence MSVKGFANWKSLALSLALLGLAGCNQEKTEAPEVVRPVKVVEVTKPDEGRVLQYSGSIRARTEIAMGFRVDGKVTKRLVDVGQRVKPGDVLARLDPIDYELSVQQAQAQLASAEKQVEISRLALNRAQILQEKSITSQSTLEQSQLSYDQAVASRDAAKSSLEQAQNRVAYTVLTSDVDGIVTATSAEAGQVVAAGASVVTVAQDGAKEVAIAVPETDIGEFRVGKTVQAGFWSHSSLALQGKVREIAGSADSQSRTFAVRISLPDDPSVLLGMTASISVKTDDAKPAFVLPIAALSRQGDQSVVWLVDRQTETVKPHPVTVAGFTGEGVRVTTGISTGDLVVAAGTQFMREDMKVRLYEGDMRSAQEPQAPVSLTQS from the coding sequence ATGTCGGTAAAGGGGTTTGCGAACTGGAAGAGCCTTGCGCTCAGTCTTGCCCTCTTGGGGCTTGCCGGCTGCAATCAGGAAAAGACGGAAGCACCGGAGGTGGTCCGTCCGGTCAAGGTGGTCGAGGTCACGAAGCCAGACGAAGGGCGGGTCCTGCAATATTCAGGCTCCATCCGCGCCCGCACCGAAATTGCCATGGGCTTCCGCGTCGATGGCAAGGTCACCAAGCGGCTCGTCGATGTGGGCCAGCGCGTGAAGCCGGGCGATGTTCTCGCCAGGCTCGACCCTATTGATTACGAACTTTCGGTCCAGCAGGCGCAGGCACAGCTCGCTTCGGCGGAAAAGCAGGTGGAGATTTCCAGGCTCGCGCTCAACCGCGCGCAGATCCTGCAGGAAAAAAGCATCACCTCGCAATCGACACTGGAGCAGAGCCAGCTTTCGTATGATCAGGCCGTCGCCTCCCGCGATGCGGCGAAATCCTCTCTCGAACAGGCTCAGAATCGCGTCGCGTATACGGTGCTGACCTCCGATGTCGATGGCATCGTCACGGCTACGAGCGCGGAAGCTGGTCAGGTGGTTGCGGCCGGCGCCTCCGTCGTCACCGTTGCCCAGGACGGTGCCAAGGAGGTGGCGATTGCGGTGCCGGAGACCGATATCGGCGAGTTCCGCGTCGGCAAGACCGTACAGGCCGGGTTCTGGTCTCACTCCAGCCTCGCGCTTCAGGGCAAGGTCCGGGAAATCGCCGGCAGCGCCGACAGCCAGTCACGCACCTTCGCGGTGCGGATCAGCCTGCCCGATGATCCGAGCGTGCTTCTGGGGATGACGGCCAGCATTTCCGTTAAAACAGACGACGCGAAACCGGCGTTCGTATTGCCTATCGCCGCGCTGTCCCGCCAGGGGGACCAGTCGGTGGTGTGGCTGGTGGACCGCCAGACGGAAACGGTGAAGCCACATCCTGTGACCGTTGCCGGCTTTACGGGCGAGGGTGTTCGCGTCACGACAGGAATTTCCACGGGCGACCTGGTGGTTGCCGCCGGCACGCAGTTCATGCGCGAAGACATGAAGGTGCGCCTCTACGAGGGCGACATGCGCAGTGCGCAGGAGCCTCAGGCTCCCGTCTCCTTGACGCAGTCCTGA
- a CDS encoding glucose/quinate/shikimate family membrane-bound PQQ-dependent dehydrogenase: MSVTITAILFALIGIALAAGGAQLLMLGGSVYYLITGLAFLVTAILLYMRRSMALLLYALIVIGSLLWAVWEVGLDWWQLGPRGGVIIVLGIWLLMPWIRRPLGFQSPNTGFRYAASAVPLAAAVVISIAVALLSMFINTTDMEGRLPEEQVAAAPNLGGDVPPGEWHQYGRTPYGQRYSPLDQVNVENVSNLQEVWRYQTGDVKLPQDVGETTYQVTPLKVGNSLYLCTPHNWAIAVDATTGKQQWKYDPNVGLNPDRQHQTCRGVTYYADPAAQPGQACAQRVYLPTSDARLIALDATNGEVCTNFADNGVLHLEQGMPYNPAGYYYSTSPPVIAAGKIIIGGAVNDNYSIHSQSGVIRAFDVNSGQLIWNWDSGNPTQTEPLPEGQTYTANSPNSWSVFSVDEELGLVYIPLGNQVPDQLGMNRSESVEKYSSSIVALDINTGADRWVRQTVHHDLWDMDVPAQPVLIDLTLPDGAQVPALVGPTKQGDIYVLDRRNGEPLRPIREIPAPGGAIPEDRTSPTQPITALTFRPRTLEGRDMWGVSMFDQMVCRIRLKQLKYEGQYTPPSLQGTLVYPGNFGTFNWGSVAVDPERMVMFGMPTYLAFTSQLVPRSEVPPKGADEKASEQGLNRNEGAPYAVKMGPFLGPLQIPCQAPPWGYVAGANLRTGEIAYKQKNGTVYDMTPLPLPFKLGVPGIGGPMITKGGVVFLGAAVDDYLRAYNLTTGEQLWEARLPAGGQATPMTYSVEDGRQFVVMVAGGHGSVGTKPGDYVIAYALPR, translated from the coding sequence ATGTCCGTTACCATCACTGCCATCCTGTTCGCTTTGATCGGGATTGCTTTGGCGGCCGGAGGTGCGCAACTGCTGATGCTCGGCGGCAGCGTATATTACCTCATCACCGGCCTCGCCTTCCTCGTTACCGCCATCCTGCTCTACATGCGCCGGTCGATGGCGCTTCTTTTGTATGCCCTCATCGTCATCGGCTCGCTGCTTTGGGCGGTCTGGGAAGTCGGGCTGGACTGGTGGCAGTTGGGGCCGCGGGGCGGCGTCATCATCGTGCTCGGCATCTGGCTGCTGATGCCCTGGATCCGCAGGCCGCTCGGGTTTCAGAGCCCGAATACCGGTTTCCGCTATGCGGCGAGTGCCGTCCCGTTGGCGGCGGCGGTTGTCATTTCCATCGCTGTCGCCCTGCTATCCATGTTCATCAACACCACCGACATGGAAGGCCGTCTGCCGGAAGAGCAGGTGGCCGCGGCGCCGAACCTCGGCGGCGACGTACCTCCCGGCGAATGGCACCAGTATGGACGCACTCCCTATGGCCAGCGTTATTCGCCGCTGGATCAGGTGAACGTGGAGAACGTGTCCAACCTACAGGAGGTCTGGCGCTATCAGACGGGAGACGTGAAGCTTCCGCAGGATGTCGGCGAGACGACCTATCAGGTCACGCCGCTCAAGGTGGGCAACTCGCTCTATCTCTGCACGCCGCATAACTGGGCGATCGCCGTGGATGCGACGACTGGCAAGCAGCAGTGGAAATATGATCCCAATGTCGGACTGAATCCCGACCGTCAGCACCAGACCTGCCGCGGCGTGACCTATTACGCCGATCCGGCCGCCCAGCCAGGCCAGGCCTGTGCGCAGCGCGTCTACCTGCCGACCTCGGATGCCCGCCTGATTGCGCTCGATGCCACCAATGGCGAAGTCTGCACCAATTTTGCCGATAACGGCGTGCTGCACCTCGAACAGGGCATGCCCTACAATCCGGCAGGCTATTACTACTCCACATCGCCCCCGGTGATTGCCGCCGGCAAGATCATCATCGGCGGTGCCGTCAACGACAACTATTCGATCCACTCGCAATCCGGCGTCATCCGCGCCTTCGACGTCAATTCCGGCCAGCTGATCTGGAACTGGGATTCCGGCAATCCGACGCAGACGGAACCGCTGCCGGAAGGCCAGACCTACACGGCCAATTCGCCGAACAGTTGGTCCGTCTTCAGCGTCGATGAAGAACTGGGTCTCGTCTATATTCCGCTCGGCAACCAGGTGCCCGACCAGCTCGGCATGAACCGCTCGGAAAGCGTCGAGAAATACTCTTCCTCGATCGTCGCGCTCGACATCAATACCGGTGCCGACCGCTGGGTGCGCCAGACGGTTCACCACGATCTGTGGGATATGGACGTGCCGGCCCAGCCGGTTCTGATCGACCTCACCCTGCCGGACGGCGCACAGGTTCCCGCGCTCGTTGGTCCGACGAAGCAGGGCGACATCTATGTGCTGGACCGCCGCAACGGCGAGCCGCTGCGGCCGATCCGCGAGATCCCGGCCCCGGGTGGTGCCATTCCGGAAGACAGGACATCGCCGACCCAGCCGATCACGGCGCTCACCTTCCGTCCGCGGACACTGGAAGGCCGGGACATGTGGGGTGTCAGCATGTTCGACCAGATGGTGTGCCGCATCCGGCTGAAGCAGCTGAAATACGAAGGCCAGTACACACCGCCCTCGCTGCAGGGAACGCTCGTCTATCCCGGCAATTTCGGCACCTTCAACTGGGGTTCCGTCGCAGTTGATCCGGAACGGATGGTAATGTTCGGCATGCCGACCTATCTCGCCTTCACCTCGCAGCTGGTGCCGCGTTCGGAAGTTCCGCCGAAGGGTGCCGACGAGAAGGCCTCCGAACAGGGGTTGAACCGGAACGAGGGTGCACCTTACGCTGTAAAGATGGGTCCCTTCCTCGGGCCGCTGCAGATCCCTTGCCAGGCTCCGCCATGGGGTTACGTGGCAGGCGCCAACCTGCGCACGGGCGAGATTGCCTACAAGCAGAAGAACGGCACGGTCTACGACATGACGCCGCTGCCGCTGCCCTTCAAGCTTGGCGTCCCCGGCATCGGCGGGCCGATGATCACCAAGGGCGGCGTCGTCTTCCTCGGTGCGGCGGTCGATGACTATCTGCGGGCCTACAACCTGACGACCGGCGAACAGCTGTGGGAAGCGCGTCTTCCGGCCGGCGGCCAGGCAACCCCGATGACCTATTCGGTGGAGGACGGTCGCCAGTTCGTGGTCATGGTGGCCGGTGGCCACGGCTCGGTCGGCACGAAGCCCGGCGACTATGTCATTGCCTACGCGCTGCCGCGGTAA
- a CDS encoding BON domain-containing protein, translated as MVFKPQSFHEEEPVVEQEFPPDATLESSVASALASAGGLDATDVSVIAEGSVVTLRGTVLRAGEVVRAEEVALSVPGVSATVNDLRARQP; from the coding sequence ATGGTGTTCAAGCCCCAGAGTTTTCATGAGGAAGAGCCCGTCGTGGAGCAGGAATTTCCGCCGGATGCGACATTGGAGAGCAGCGTCGCCTCGGCGCTCGCCAGCGCCGGCGGACTGGACGCAACCGATGTGAGCGTGATCGCCGAAGGCTCGGTGGTCACGTTGCGCGGAACCGTTTTGCGGGCCGGAGAGGTGGTGCGGGCCGAAGAAGTGGCCCTTTCCGTTCCCGGCGTGTCAGCCACCGTCAACGATCTGCGCGCCCGCCAGCCGTAA